In the Catenulispora sp. EB89 genome, GCCGGGCTGTTCGCGGCGTCCGACACCGTCGTCCGCACCTTCGACACCCCGGGCTTCCGGGGTGCCACGTTCTACGAGGTCCGCGCGAAGTCCGTGCTGAACAAGGTGCCGGGCGAGTCGCCGATGTTCGGCTGGACCATCAACCCCTACCGGGGCTGCGGGCATCGCTGCGTCTACTGCTTCGCCCGCAAGACGCACACCTACCTGGACTTCGACGCCGGGCTCGACTTCGACACGCGCATCGTCGTCAAGGTGAACGCCCCCGAGGTGCTGCGGCGGGAGCTGGCGCGGCCGTCCTGGCAGCGGGAGCACGTGGCGATGGGTACCAACGTCGACTGCTACCAGCGCGCCGAGGGCCGGTACCGGTTGATGCCGGAGATCATCGAGGCGCTGGCGCGGTCCGGGACGCCGTTCTCCATCCTGACCAAGGGCACGCTCATGCTGCGCGACCTGCCGTTGTTGGAGGCGGCGGCGCGGGACGTGTCGGTGGGGCTGGCGATGTCCGTCGGGTCGATCGACGAGAGCGTCTGGCGCACCGTCGAGCCCGGGACGCCGAGCCCCGCGCGCCGCCTGGACGCCGTGCGCACGCTGGCCGACGCGGGCCTGGGGTGCTCAGTGCTGATGGCGCCGATCCTGCCGTTCCTCACCGACTCCCCCGAGCAGCTGCGCGCGACGGTCGCGGCGATCGCCGAGGCCGGGGCGCGCTCGGTGACCCCGATCGTGCTGCACTTACGCAGCGGGGCCCGCGAGTGGTACTACGAGTGGCTGCAGGCCACCTACCCGAGCCTGGTTCCCCGCTACCGCGCGCTGTACCGCAACGGTTCGTACGCCCCGTCGTGGTATCAGGACCGGATCACGTCGGCGGTGCGCGAATTCGCGAAGGCTTACGGGCTGAACCGCCCGAAGCCGGTTGCGGAAGAGCAGCCCGCGAACTTCCGGAAGGCAGGGCCGCGGCCCCCAGCGCGGGCCGTCGAAAGCCAACCCGCGCTGTGGGACGACGATGAGCTCGGTCCGAGCTGACCGTCGGCGTCGGTGGAACTCGGTGCTTTCAGCAGAATCGACCGGTGTTTCGCAGGATCAGCGCCCCCGGCGCGAACTGGGCTTGGCGACCGCACGCTTCCCGGGCTTGGCGGCGGCACGCTTCGGCGGCGGGGCCGCCGCCTTGTTCGCGGCCTTCTTCTCCTCGGCGGCCTGCTTGTCCTTGACCCGGATCGCCTCGCGGCGCACCTCGGCCTGGATCGCCCGCTCGGTCCGCAGCCACTCGGGCATGTCGGCCCGCATGGCCTCGATCTGCGCGCTGGTCAGCGGCTCGGTGACACCGCCGCGCGCCAGCCCCGAGATGGAGATCCCGAGCTTCGCGGCGACCACAGGGCGCGGGTGCGGTCCGTCACGACGCAGGTCGCGAAGCCACTCCGGCGGGTCGGCCTGGAGCGCGTCGAGCTCGTCGCGGGAGACGACCCCCTCCTGGAACGCTTCGGGGGTGGCCTCAAGGTATACGCCCAGCTTCTTCGCCGCTGTCGCGGGCTTCATCGTCTGGGGGGACTTCTGCGACGTCATGGGTCCAACCCTAATCGAGCCGGACGCGGCCGGTGATCGCACCGGGGGATACCGATCACGGCAGGTACCCTGACCGAGTGACAGGCACCGTTCCCACCCCGACCTTCCGGCTCGCCTACGTTCCCGGCGTGACGCCGGCGAAGTGGGTGCGCACGTGGGGTGAACGCCTGCCCGAAGTCCCGTTGGAGCTGGTGGCGGTGACGGCCGCCGAAGCCCACGCGACGCTGGTCGAAGCGGGTGCCGACGCCGGCCTGGTACGGCTCCCGGTGGACCGGGACCGACTCAGCGCCATCCCCCTGTACGCCGAGACCACCGTGGTCGTGGTGCCCAAGGACCACGAGCTGACGGCGCTCGACGAGGTGGCCCCCGACGACCTCGGCGACTACATCGTGCTGCATCCGATGGACGACTGCCTGGAGTGGGAGCAGCTGCCGGGCCGACCCGCGATCTCCCGGCCGGAGACCACCGCCGACGCGATCGAGCTGGTGGCGGCCGGGATCGGGGTGCTGCTGGTGCCGCAGTCGCTGGCGCGGCTGCACCACCGCAAGGACCTCACCTACCGGACGATGACCGGCGTGCCGGAGTCGCAGGTCGTGCTGTCCTGGCCGGCGGGCGAGACGAGCGACCTGGTCGAGGAGTT is a window encoding:
- a CDS encoding Rv2578c family radical SAM protein, with protein sequence MRWSGQLISGNTDPTEDSEDDAPGSGAAQPVQAGLFAASDTVVRTFDTPGFRGATFYEVRAKSVLNKVPGESPMFGWTINPYRGCGHRCVYCFARKTHTYLDFDAGLDFDTRIVVKVNAPEVLRRELARPSWQREHVAMGTNVDCYQRAEGRYRLMPEIIEALARSGTPFSILTKGTLMLRDLPLLEAAARDVSVGLAMSVGSIDESVWRTVEPGTPSPARRLDAVRTLADAGLGCSVLMAPILPFLTDSPEQLRATVAAIAEAGARSVTPIVLHLRSGAREWYYEWLQATYPSLVPRYRALYRNGSYAPSWYQDRITSAVREFAKAYGLNRPKPVAEEQPANFRKAGPRPPARAVESQPALWDDDELGPS
- a CDS encoding DUF5997 family protein, with translation MTSQKSPQTMKPATAAKKLGVYLEATPEAFQEGVVSRDELDALQADPPEWLRDLRRDGPHPRPVVAAKLGISISGLARGGVTEPLTSAQIEAMRADMPEWLRTERAIQAEVRREAIRVKDKQAAEEKKAANKAAAPPPKRAAAKPGKRAVAKPSSRRGR
- a CDS encoding LysR family substrate-binding domain-containing protein codes for the protein MTGTVPTPTFRLAYVPGVTPAKWVRTWGERLPEVPLELVAVTAAEAHATLVEAGADAGLVRLPVDRDRLSAIPLYAETTVVVVPKDHELTALDEVAPDDLGDYIVLHPMDDCLEWEQLPGRPAISRPETTADAIELVAAGIGVLLVPQSLARLHHRKDLTYRTMTGVPESQVVLSWPAGETSDLVEEFIGIVRGRTVNSSRGRGAQDAASAAKPGKTAKTAKTAKSANAAKSAVSNKSAKAARTAKTARSAKAAKPRRHK